One segment of bacterium DNA contains the following:
- a CDS encoding nucleotide exchange factor GrpE produces the protein MAEKKIPIEDPEVMNSNESSSGKGVTDKHQHATSEQGAQSATNDTEQEKSTEVQSGEHEEDGSTGPFSFFGKKGGEKTVPESSLKEAQEKYIRALADFENFKKRSVKERSDLLKYQGERVFIDLLEVVDNLDRAIEAADSYELTEDGQRLREGVALIHRMFLQVLKKWDVRGEAAIGETFDPQKHEAISQMPSSEFAAGVVMNELEKTYFYKDKLLRPGKVVVAMAPTAPQGEELTAESASEGSAGEAEE, from the coding sequence ATGGCAGAGAAAAAAATTCCAATAGAAGATCCAGAAGTCATGAACAGTAACGAGAGTTCTTCCGGAAAGGGAGTAACGGACAAGCATCAACACGCGACCAGTGAACAGGGAGCACAGAGTGCCACGAACGATACAGAACAAGAGAAGAGTACGGAAGTTCAGTCAGGAGAGCACGAAGAGGACGGTTCTACTGGCCCTTTTTCTTTTTTTGGAAAGAAAGGTGGAGAAAAGACCGTTCCTGAGTCTTCATTGAAGGAAGCACAAGAGAAGTATATCCGGGCGCTTGCAGACTTTGAAAATTTTAAGAAGCGGTCGGTCAAAGAGCGTAGTGATCTCCTGAAATATCAGGGAGAGCGTGTTTTTATTGACTTACTTGAGGTAGTGGACAACTTAGACAGGGCCATAGAAGCAGCAGATAGCTATGAGCTTACTGAAGATGGACAAAGGCTTCGAGAGGGGGTTGCTCTGATTCATAGGATGTTTCTTCAGGTTTTGAAAAAATGGGATGTTCGTGGAGAGGCCGCGATAGGAGAGACGTTCGATCCCCAAAAACATGAAGCAATCAGTCAGATGCCGTCCTCAGAGTTCGCAGCCGGAGTAGTAATGAATGAGCTTGAGAAGACGTACTTCTATAAAGATAAACTGCTCCGCCCTGGGAAAGTGGTTGTAGCGATGGCGCCAACAGCACCCCAAGGAGAGGAGTTGACCGCTGAATCAGCATCTGAGGGGAGTGCTGGAGAGGCGGAGGAGTAG
- a CDS encoding YggS family pyridoxal phosphate-dependent enzyme — MEEIKTRYEEILHRIQVAKKVAPHSRKVTLLAVSKKQPLERILFLQESCLEDSISLGENYVQEYREKRDRLRPHIAHLIGALQSNKAREAVALFDCIESVHSEKLAGVLEKEAARIERQIPVFLQINISQDSQKSGLSETEFLKLVKNWPVQHRWLLLRGVMTITMDYGEPQRVREDYRRLYNLAESAFAQFPESFGGIPPEISMGMSGDFDIAVEEGATVIRVGSALFGPRG, encoded by the coding sequence ATGGAGGAGATAAAAACTCGATATGAGGAGATTCTTCACCGTATTCAAGTTGCAAAAAAGGTAGCTCCCCATTCTCGAAAAGTCACCCTGCTTGCTGTTTCTAAGAAACAGCCTCTAGAGCGAATTCTTTTTTTACAAGAGAGTTGTTTAGAAGACTCGATTTCTCTCGGTGAAAACTATGTGCAGGAGTATCGGGAAAAAAGAGACCGTTTACGCCCGCATATCGCTCACCTGATCGGTGCTTTGCAAAGCAATAAGGCGAGGGAGGCAGTAGCTCTCTTTGACTGTATTGAAAGTGTCCATTCGGAGAAACTTGCAGGTGTTCTCGAAAAGGAAGCTGCTCGAATTGAGCGACAAATCCCCGTCTTTTTGCAAATAAATATTTCTCAGGATTCTCAGAAGTCAGGGCTGAGCGAGACGGAGTTCTTAAAACTCGTAAAGAATTGGCCCGTTCAGCACCGCTGGTTGCTACTTCGGGGTGTGATGACTATTACTATGGATTATGGGGAGCCACAGAGGGTCAGAGAGGACTATCGTAGGTTGTATAATCTTGCGGAGAGTGCCTTTGCACAGTTTCCCGAGAGCTTCGGTGGAATACCCCCTGAAATCAGTATGGGGATGTCTGGAGACTTTGATATCGCGGTCGAGGAGGGAGCTACCGTCATTCGCGTTGGAAGCGCTTTATTTGGGCCCAGAGGGTGA
- the dnaK gene encoding molecular chaperone DnaK (heat shock protein 70; assists in folding of nascent polypeptide chains; refolding of misfolded proteins; utilizes ATPase activity to help fold; co-chaperones are DnaJ and GrpE; multiple copies in some bacteria) yields the protein MGKIIGIDLGTTNSCVAIMEGGSPNVISNSEGARTTPSVVAVNEAGERLVGQVAKRQGVTNPKNTVFAVKRLIGRKFEAPESQDAKKVLPYAIVGADNGDAWVELRGEKKSPQEVSAMILTKMKQTAEDYLGEAVTDAVITVPAYFNDAQRQATKDAGKIAGLNVQRIINEPTAAALAYGLDKEGEKKIAVFDLGGGTFDVSILELGDGVFEVKSTNGDTYLGGEDFDLKLVDHLAD from the coding sequence ATGGGAAAAATCATTGGAATTGACCTAGGAACCACGAATTCATGTGTCGCAATCATGGAAGGGGGCTCTCCTAACGTCATTTCAAACAGTGAAGGAGCACGTACAACGCCATCAGTGGTAGCAGTGAATGAAGCGGGTGAGCGGCTTGTTGGTCAAGTGGCAAAGCGTCAAGGCGTAACCAATCCAAAGAATACCGTTTTTGCTGTTAAGCGTTTAATTGGTCGGAAGTTTGAGGCTCCAGAGTCTCAAGATGCAAAAAAGGTTCTGCCGTATGCGATTGTCGGCGCAGACAATGGAGACGCGTGGGTAGAACTGCGTGGTGAGAAGAAGAGCCCTCAAGAAGTCTCCGCGATGATTCTCACGAAGATGAAACAGACAGCTGAAGACTACCTAGGTGAAGCTGTTACTGATGCCGTTATTACAGTTCCTGCGTATTTTAATGATGCCCAGAGACAGGCGACTAAAGACGCTGGAAAGATTGCTGGTCTCAATGTGCAGCGAATCATCAATGAGCCTACCGCAGCTGCGCTCGCATACGGACTTGATAAAGAAGGCGAAAAGAAGATTGCAGTTTTTGATCTTGGTGGTGGTACCTTCGATGTGTCCATCCTTGAGCTGGGGGATGGTGTCTTTGAGGTGAAATCAACGAACGGAGATACATATCTTGGTGGTGAAGACTTCGATCTGAAGTTAGTTGACCACCTTGCTGAT
- the maf gene encoding septum formation protein Maf, with translation MEYLFKTSAETEIILASASPRRSEILSSMGIEFQIVPSGVDEESIKGPPEVLVERLSLLKAEDVSRSYPNHWIVGGDTVVVVNNEILGKPSDREHARVMLQKLSGTTHSVFGGVTLMHREDGVQKSFVCESEVTFIDLSDECIERYISSDECFDKAGSYAIQGQGQFFVEQIVGSYTNIVGIDAQKTALLLLEQGAIEWRR, from the coding sequence ATGGAATACTTATTCAAAACGAGTGCTGAAACCGAGATTATTCTCGCATCAGCGTCGCCTCGGCGGAGCGAAATCCTTTCATCCATGGGAATTGAATTTCAGATAGTGCCAAGTGGAGTGGATGAAGAAAGTATAAAAGGCCCACCTGAAGTTTTAGTTGAACGGCTGTCCCTTCTGAAAGCGGAAGACGTCTCTCGTAGTTATCCGAATCATTGGATAGTAGGGGGAGATACGGTGGTGGTGGTAAATAATGAAATACTTGGTAAGCCATCTGATCGCGAGCATGCACGTGTGATGTTGCAAAAGCTTTCAGGGACAACTCATTCTGTATTCGGCGGTGTTACCCTGATGCACCGTGAAGATGGTGTGCAAAAGAGCTTTGTCTGCGAAAGTGAGGTCACCTTCATAGACCTTTCCGACGAGTGTATCGAGCGGTATATTTCGAGTGATGAATGCTTTGATAAGGCTGGTTCGTATGCAATTCAAGGACAGGGACAGTTTTTCGTGGAGCAGATAGTCGGTTCGTATACGAATATTGTGGGCATAGATGCTCAGAAGACAGCACTATTGCTTTTAGAGCAGGGAGCAATCGAATGGAGGAGATAA
- a CDS encoding YggT family protein, producing MITMGFASLQSKSPIFSLMVSRGSRIPSIAEIRDSRKTSLMILLGNILQALAQVLDVLITTANILIIARVVVSWVNADPRNKLVAVIIGSTEPMMAPLRRRLPLVFGPVDLTPIALLLGLIFLKIALVESLMSYGVLLEGASIAGGASF from the coding sequence ATGATCACTATGGGATTCGCATCACTTCAATCAAAGAGCCCCATTTTTTCATTGATGGTGAGTCGAGGGAGTAGGATTCCCTCTATTGCAGAAATCAGAGATTCTCGTAAGACTAGCCTTATGATTTTGCTCGGAAATATCCTTCAAGCATTGGCGCAAGTGCTTGATGTTCTCATTACCACTGCCAATATTTTGATTATCGCACGGGTTGTTGTTTCGTGGGTAAATGCCGATCCGAGAAACAAACTTGTGGCGGTCATCATCGGGAGTACTGAGCCGATGATGGCACCATTACGGCGTCGACTACCGCTTGTATTCGGACCAGTTGACTTGACGCCGATTGCCTTATTACTGGGATTGATCTTCTTAAAAATTGCCCTTGTAGAATCTCTGATGAGCTACGGAGTACTTCTCGAGGGGGCTTCGATTGCAGGCGGTGCTTCATTTTAG
- a CDS encoding AURKAIP1/COX24 domain-containing protein translates to MANDLKKRRKKIRKHKHKKRLKRNRHKRKK, encoded by the coding sequence ATGGCCAATGACCTAAAAAAGCGTCGGAAGAAGATACGCAAGCACAAGCACAAGAAGCGGCTGAAGCGTAACCGGCATAAGCGTAAGAAGTAG